A DNA window from Naumovozyma dairenensis CBS 421 chromosome 7, complete genome contains the following coding sequences:
- the NFS1 gene encoding cysteine desulfurase (similar to Saccharomyces cerevisiae NFS1 (YCL017C); ancestral locus Anc_1.403), which translates to MLRYTATPFLRLSSSSCAASLASRRTLPSLVSRSNIIIPNTKNKRLYSAVAATSPAVKVAKDISLETHTDTQRAAKETQEARSAAATTPLSKSSIIDEIDTSGTTALNAAYQENTGFGTRPIYMDMQATTPTDPRVLDTMLKFLTGLYGNPHSNTHSYGWETHKEVEDARDHVAKLIGANAKEIIFTSGATESNNMVIKGVSRFYKNTKKHIITTRTEHKCVLEAARAMINEGFEVTFLNVDEQGLINLKELEDAIRPDTCLVSVMAVNNEIGVIQPLKEIGNICKKKKVYFHTDAAQAYGKIKLDVNDMNIDLLSISSHKIYGPMGIGGLYVRRRPRVRLEPLLSGGGQERGLRSGTLAPPLVAGFGRAAKLMYDEFESDHEHIKRLSDKLVKGLLALDHTNLNGSADHRYPGCVNVSFAYVEGESLLMALRDIALSSGSACTSASLEPSYVLHALGRDDVLAHSSIRFGIGRFTTEKEVDYVIKAISERVQFLRNLSPLWEMVQEGIDLDSIEWSGH; encoded by the coding sequence ATGTTGAGATATACAGCAACACCATTTTTAAGATTATCATCTTCGTCATGCGCAGCATCTCTTGCATCCAGAAGAACACTTCCCTCATTAGTGAGTCGTagtaatattataataccCAATACCAAAAATAAGAGGCTTTACTCTGCTGTTGCTGCCACATCACCTGCAGTGAAAGTAGCTAAGGATATCTCATTAGAAACACATACTGATACCCAACGAGCCGCAAAGGAAACTCAAGAGGCAAGATCAGCTGCTGCAACAACACCTTTATCAAAGAGTTCCATCATTGATGAAATAGACACTTCAGGTACAACAGCTTTAAATGCTGcatatcaagaaaatacTGGATTCGGTACAAGACCAATCTATATGGATATGCAGGCCACTACACCAACAGATCCTCGTGTCCTTGATACCATGTTGAAATTCTTAACAGGATTATATGGGAATCCTCATTCAAATACTCACTCTTATGGATGGGAAACTCATAAAGAAGTGGAAGATGCTAGGGATCATGTGGCTAAATTGATTGGTGCTAACGCTAAGGAAATCATATTCACATCGGGTGCCActgaatcaaataatatggTCATTAAGGGTGTTAGTAggttttataaaaatacaaagaaaCATATTATAACAACAAGAACTGAACATAAGTGTGTACTTGAAGCTGCAAGAGCTATGATTAATGAAGGGTTTGAAGTTACTTTCTTAAATGTTGATGAACAAGGGTTgattaatttgaaagaattggaagatgCTATTAGACCTGATACTTGTTTAGTATCGGTTATGGCagttaataatgaaatcgGTGTCATCCAACCTTTAAAGGAAATTGGTAATATTtgtaagaagaagaaagtcTATTTCCATACCGATGCTGCTCAAGCTTACGGTAAGATTAAGCTTGATGTCAATGATATGAATATTGATTTGTTATCTATTTCATCACATAAGATTTATGGTCCAATGGGTATTGGCGGTCTATATGTAAGAAGAAGACCAAGAGTGAGATTGGAACCTTTGTTATCTGGTGGTGGTCAAGAAAGAGGTTTAAGATCAGGTACTTTGGCTCCTCCTTTAGTTGCTGGTTTCGGTAGAGCTGCTAAATTGATgtatgatgaatttgaaagcGATCATGAACATATTAAAAGATTGTCTGATAAATTAGTCAAGGGGCTATTGGCCTTGGATCATACCAATTTGAATGGCTCCGCTGATCATCGTTATCCTGGATGTGTCAACGTTTCGTTTGCTTATGTGGAGGGTGAATCATTATTGATGGCTTTGAGAGATATAGCATTATCATCAGGTTCTGCATGTACATCTGCTTCTTTGGAACCATCATATGTTTTACATGCTCTAGGTAGAGACGATGTTTTAGCTCATTCTTCTATTAGATTTGGTATTGGTAGGTTTACCACTGAAAAAGAAGTTGATTACGTCATTAAGGCTATCTCTGAAAGAGTCCAATTCTTAAGAAATCTCTCTCCACTATGGGAAATGGTTCAGGAAGGTATTGATTTAGATTCCATTGAATGGTCCGGTCATTGA
- the LEU2 gene encoding 3-isopropylmalate dehydrogenase (similar to Saccharomyces cerevisiae LEU2 (YCL018W); ancestral locus Anc_1.402) produces the protein MSTKKIVVLPGDHVGEEITAEAVKVLKAIAEVDNSINFDFQYHLIGGAAIDATGVPLPDEALEASKNSDAVLLGAVGGPKWGTGAVRPEQGLLKIRKELGLYANLRPCNFASESLLGLSPLRPEIAKGTDFMVVRELVGGIYFGKRKEDEGDGVAWDSEQYSVPEVQRITRMAAFLALQHNPPLPIWSLDKANVLASSRLWRKTVEETIKNEFPTLTVQNQLIDSAAMILVKNPTQLNGIIITSNMFGDIISDEASVIPGSLGLLPSASLASLPDTNTAFGLYEPCHGSAPDLPKGKVNPIATILSAAMMLKLSLNLVKQGDAIEEAVKKVLDAGIRTGDLGGSNSTTEVGDAIAKAVKEILA, from the coding sequence ATGTCTACAAAAAAAATCGTCGTTCTACCAGGTGATCATGTTGGTGAAGAAATTACCGCTGAAGCTGTCAAAGTCTTAAAAGCAATCGCTGAAGTTGACAATTCTATCAATTTCGATTTccaatatcatttaatCGGTGGTGCTGCCATTGATGCAACAGGTGTTCCATTACCTGATGAGGCCTTGGAAGCATCCAAAAATTCAGATGCTGTCTTATTAGGTGCCGTAGGTGGACCAAAATGGGGGACTGGTGCTGTTAGACCTGAACAAGGTTTATTAAAAATCCGTAAGGAATTGGGTCTTTATGCCAATTTAAGACCTTGTAATTTCGCATCTGAATCACTATTAGGTTTATCACCATTGAGACCAGAAATTGCTAAGGGAACTGATTTCATGGTCGTTAGAGAATTAGTCGGTGGTATCTATTTCGGCAAGAGAAAGGAAGATGAAGGTGACGGTGTCGCTTGGGATAGTGAACAATACAGTGTCCCAGAAGTCCAAAGAATCACAAGAATGGCTGCATTCTTAGCTTTACAACATAACCCACCTTTACCAATTTGGTCTTTAGATAAAGCTAACGTCTTAGCATCTTCAAGATTATGGAGAAAAACCGTGGAAGAAACTATTAAGAATGAATTCCCAACTTTAACAGTACAAAACCAATTGATTGACTCCGCGGCAATGATCTTAGTCAAGAACCCAACTCAATTAAACGGTATTATAATTACAAGTAACATGTTTGGCGATATTATTTCTGATGAAGCTTCTGTTATTCCAGGTTCCTTAGGTTTATTACCATCTGCATCTTTAGCTTCATTACCTGATACAAACACCGCCTTCGGGTTATATGAACCATGTCACGGGTCTGCTCCAGATTTACCAAAGGGTAAAGTTAATCCAATTGCTACTATTTTATCTGCCGCTATGATGttgaaattatcattaaatttggtAAAACAAGGTGATGCCATTGAAGAAGCTGTCAAGAAAGTTTTAGATGCTGGTATAAGAACCGGTGATTTGGGTGGTTCCAACTCTACCACCGAAGTCGGCGACGCTATCGCTAAGGCTGTTAAAGAAATCTTGGcttga
- the RFX1 gene encoding Rfx1p (similar to Saccharomyces cerevisiae RFX1 (YLR176C); ancestral locus Anc_1.400), with the protein MLTPMVQSIEYKIIILYQPKEIIIICIIVMYPNNTFSMNNQPVLVPQQQQQQQQQQQQQQQPSYPNHLRPLLPSIMSTSPILSRHSASPSTGATASTVGTSNTENNSNNNIHIQKQHSFQMMNPSTPPPSLLPLLPHSHPNSQLSRTQSSISSFNYQTNNSTSTNTDSQTNNTATDNNLRNINQYASMLKNEGSYGLTKESNNITKAKRYHSFQNFTIQNRNILPKLQNNSNIQGVSDKPEASSTTITTTANTTTATTDIDDNNEPITKKLAKKKLKPGSSVVAAAKKAKTESPSPSISPPITTNNNNNNNTTSQATSNNLSSNLLITRRNTQEVLAKTIAEKHLDKPISEYATIVRKAEIVVLNMDTQTHSKASLQIAEQNRERERQVYALLWLMKNCQSKHDSYVPRGRIFAQYASSCAQNNLKPLSQASLGKLIRTVFPDLTTRRLGMRGQSKYHYCGLQLIDNEDFNPNELSQSPLQEQEFKDPSLIQMVKEQEEEQDMGNNFKDEYTRKIRKITESSSAASLSSTSSLTIIKAEPMQNESLMHDPISDPISSEVKTEKEEPSKLDYTISETEKKQYKRSHKDHDGESRNNDNIEEVTKPNCDDLPFLNDLYRKVFAKYSTNEEDISLTLPSIPRGKLPPGTDDDIVSSLESLYHVHCHSLYKNIKFMKFDELSESLFGSGLLSPQMYNLFISEPLFDWIHECDLITHIELVKYLSSLAINKTFINESVLFKLEIFTKNYYNYVSNSTIDLPVPVVNSKLELAKDFSNLIKKLIKLFKFILGFQNCFESFVLGMRYDWANIVNLEDILELVNNEKQHDLMIEIKEFIGVNTPAFLNDNSDSAENAGSTSLTTSTSSSFVSRAEPSKSRASGVREPMIKIMKKFLVFISNRRHDTSALPFIDCFVRFTNAIVGDISLKSSENLLPWLYFNNITVQLLTYSFEVTKFLNETKI; encoded by the coding sequence ATGCTAACACCAATGGTTCAGTCAATAGAATACAAGATCATAATTTTGTACCAACCCaaggaaataataataatctgCATTATAGTTATGTACCCAAATAATACCTTCTCTATGAATAATCAACCTGTACTTGTACCtcagcagcagcagcagcagcagcagcagcaacaacaacaacaacaaccatcATATCCTAATCATTTAAGGCCTCTACTACCAAGTATCATGTCAACTAGTCCTATTTTATCTCGACATTCTGCATCGCCATCAACTGGAGCAACAGCAAGTACTGTTGGCACTAGTAATACCGAGaataattctaataataacattcatattcaaaaacaacactcttttcaaatgatgaatcCCTCGACACCTCCCCCTTCCTTATTGCCCTTGTTACCGCATTCCCATCCCAATTCTCAACTGAGTAGAACACAgtcatcaatttcttcatttaattATCAAACCAACAACAGTACTAGCACGAACACTGACTCTCAGACTAATAATACTGCAACAGATAATAATCTGAGAAATATTAACCAATATGCTTCTATGCTGAAAAATGAAGGTTCATACGGTTTAACTAAAGaatctaataatataacaaaGGCTAAACGATAtcattcttttcaaaatttcacTATACAGAATAGAAATATCCTTCCTAAgttacaaaataatagtaacatACAAGGTGTAAGTGATAAACCTGAGGCATCTTCTACTACTATCACCACTACTGCAAACACTACTACTGCGACTactgatattgatgataataatgaaccaATAACGAAAAAACTagcaaagaagaaattgaaaccTGGTTCAAGCGTCGTTGCGGCAGCTAAGAAAGCTAAAACAGAGTCTCCATCTCCCTCTATATCACCACCTATTACtacgaataataataataacaataatacgACATCTCAAGCAACTAGTAACAACCTTTCATCAAACCTGTTGATCACAAGAAGAAACACACAGGAAGTATTAGCTAAGACAATAGCAGAAAAACATTTAGATAAACCTATCTCTGAATATGCAACAATAGTGAGGAAAGCTGAAATAGTAGTATTAAATATGGATACACAAACACATTCAAAGGCCTCGTTACAAATCGCTGAACAAAATAGAGAGAGAGAAAGACAAGTTTATGCCTTATTATggttaatgaaaaattgtcAATCTAAACATGATAGTTATGTTCCTCGTGGTAGGATTTTCGCTCAATATGCATCATCTTGTGCTCAGAATAATTTGAAACCGTTATCTCAAGCTTCGCTGGGTAAGCTAATTAGAACTGTGTTCCCTGATTTAACTACAAGAAGACTAGGTATGAGAGGTCAATCTAAGTACCATTATTGTGGGTTACAACTGatagataatgaagattttaatCCAAATGAATTGAGTCAATCACCATTACAAGAACAGGAATTTAAAGATCCGTCCTTAATCCAAATGGtcaaagaacaagaagaagaacaggATATGGGTAATAACTTCAAAGATGAGTATACGAGAAAGATTAGGAAAATAACTGAGTCATCCTCAGCAGCTTCATTAAGTTCTACATCGTCATTAACCATAATTAAAGCGGAACCAATGCAAAATGAATCTCTAATGCATGACCCAATTTCTGACCCAATATCGTCTGAGGTGAAAActgaaaaagaagaacctTCCAAGCTTGATTATACAATATCTGAAACGGAGAAAAAGCAATACAAAAGATCTCATAAAGACCATGATGGAGAGTCTCgcaataatgataatatcgAAGAGGTAACCAAGCCGAATTGTGACGATCTTCCGTTCCTTAATGACCTATATAGAAAGGTTTTCGCTAAATATTCAACTAACGAAGAAGACATATCTTTAACATTGCCATCTATACCAAGAGGCAAACTTCCTCCTGGAACAGACGACGATATcgtttcttctttagaGTCATTATATCATGTCCATTGCCATTCTTTatataagaatattaaatttatgaAATTTGATGAGTTATCTGAAAGTTTATTTGGTTCTGGATTATTATCACCACAAATGTATAACCTATTCATTTCAGAACCACTATTTGATTGGATTCATGAATGTGACTTGATTACACATATTGAATTagttaaatatttatcaagTTTGGCCATCAATAAAactttcattaatgaatcaGTTCTTTTCAAACTAGAAATTTTTAccaagaattattataattacGTCTCCAACTCCACCATTGATTTACCTGTCCCTGTAGTTAATAGCAAATTAGAATTAGCCAAagatttttctaatttaataaagaaattgataaagttgttcaaattcattttaGGATTCCAAAATTGTTTTGAATCATTTGTCTTGGGTATGCGATATGATTGGGCTAATATAGTCAATCTAGAAGATATATTAGAACTggttaataatgaaaaacaaCATGATTTAATGATTGAAATCAAGGAATTCATTGGTGTTAATACACCTGCCTTTCTAAATGATAATTCTGATAGCGCTGAGAATGCGGGTTCCACTTCCCTAACTACATCTACGTCGTCATCATTTGTTTCACGAGCGGAACCGTCTAAAAGCCGAGCTAGCGGGGTTCGTGAACCcatgataaaaataatgaagaaatttttagTGTTCATCTCAAATAGAAGACACGATACATCGGCGTTACCGTTTATTGATTGCTTTGTTAGGTTTACCAATGCTATTGTCGGTGATATCAGTTTGAAGTCATCTGAAAATCTATTACCTTGgttatatttcaataatattacaGTTCAACTATTGACTTACTCTTTTGAAGTAACGAAATTCCTTAATGAGACAAAGATATAA
- the NDAI0G04250 gene encoding uncharacterized protein (similar to Saccharomyces cerevisiae SIS1 (YNL007C); ancestral locus Anc_1.398) produces the protein MVKETKLYDLLGVTPSANEQEIKKGYRKAALKYHPDKPTGDTEKFKQISEAYEILSDSNKREIYDQYGLEAARNGGAMPMPGQDGTTFTSTGGFPGGGGAHAFSNEDAFNIFSQFFGGGGSDGGFGFQSFPGSGGSGHTNVKFSSSGFPGGFGGMSQEMPGGFSSASTGGIPNGFNSPYEERMSAQEEGVDEVHISVSLEDLFAGKKKSFKIGRKGPGGVQEKTQIDIQLKPGWKAGTKLTYKNKGDYNPRTHGRKTLQFIIDEKPHPTFQREDDNLVCTVPLTFKESLLGFSKTVQTIDGRNLPISRSQPIQPTEITRYPGQGMPISKKPGQRGDLIVKYKIAYPITLTQAQRDAIKTNFNV, from the coding sequence ATGGtaaaagaaacaaaattatatgatttGTTAGGAGTCACCCCTTCAGCAAATGAACAAGAGATAAAAAAAGGTTATAGGAAAGCTGCCCTAAAGTACCATCCAGATAAACCTACTGGTGATACGgaaaaattcaaacaaATTTCAGAAGCATATGAAATCCTAAGtgattcaaataaaagagAAATATATGATCAATATGGGTTAGAAGCGGCCAGGAATGGTGGTGCTATGCCTATGCCAGGACAAGATGGTACCACGTTTACCTCAACTGGTGGATTCCcaggtggtggtggtgctCATGCTTTCTCAAACGAAGATgcatttaatatattttcacAATTCTTTGGAGGCGGCGGTTCAGATGGTGGGTTTGGTTTCCAAAGTTTCCCAGGCTCCGGAGGTAGTGGTCACACTAATGTTAAATTTAGTTCTAGTGGTTTCCCAGGAGGGTTTGGTGGAATGTCACAGGAGATGCCTGGTGGATTTTCTAGTGCAAGCACCGGTGGTATTCCAAACGGATTCAATAGTCCATATGAAGAACGAATGTCTGcacaagaagaaggtgtTGACGAAGTCCATATTTCTGTTAGTCTAGAAGATTTGTTCGCTGGTAAAAAGAAATCTTTTAAGATTGGTAGAAAAGGACCTGGTGGCGTACAGGAAAAGACACAAATTGATATCCAATTAAAACCTGGTTGGAAGGCAGGGACCAAACTAACGTATAAGAATAAAGGTGATTATAATCCAAGGACGCATGGGAGGAAAACATTACAGTTcattattgatgaaaaacCACATCCTACTTTCCAACGagaagatgataatttaGTATGTACTGTGCCTTTAACTTTCAAAGAATCCTTGTTAGGGTTTTCTAAAACAGTACAAACGATTGATGGAAGAAATTTACCAATATCAAGATCACAACCTATACAACCTACTGAAATCACAAGATATCCAGGTCAAGGTATGccaatttcaaagaaaccGGGCCAGAGAGGTGATTTGATtgttaaatataaaatagCGTACCCAATAACGTTAACACAAGCGCAAAGAGATGCCattaaaacaaattttAATGTCTGA
- the COQ3 gene encoding hexaprenyldihydroxybenzoate methyltransferase (similar to Saccharomyces cerevisiae COQ3 (YOL096C); ancestral locus Anc_3.99), which yields MLQRTQFLKRILTLNRLNRIQLRCSSTGTTSDEVSHFESLASTWWDVNGSQAILHRMNLARLDFVQRIIRNSIALNEEPTKASQDDVYIPGYNYKAFFPKEVSNAVSQDIRMTASSKLQKMKLNVLDVGCGGGILSESMGRLPFIKHVTGIDLAPDCITVAKSHARSDPLLQGKVSYHVKSLENVKGKFDIVTCFEMLEHVDHPEAILNHAWKRLNKEGILFISTINKDLVSWFTTIFVAENILGIVPRGTHHLSKYVNSKDIVQWFQKNEGSKYELLDLKGTMFIPIKGWVEHDCPNVGNYIMAIRKE from the coding sequence ATGTTACAGAGAACCCAATTCCTGAAAAGGATACTTACTTTAAATCGTCTGAATAGGATACAATTGAGATGCAGCTCGACGGGAACAACAAGTGATGAGGTTTCGCACTTTGAATCATTGGCATCAACATGGTGGGATGTTAATGGATCTCAAGCAATTCTCCATAGAATGAATCTGGCCAGACTAGATTTTGTGCAGAGAATAATCAGAAATTCAATAGCATTGAATGAGGAACCGACAAAGGCATCTCAAGATGATGTTTACATTCCCGGTTACAATTACAAAGCTTTCTTTCCGAAGGAAGTCTCAAATGCAGTTTCACAAGATATAAGAATGACTGCATCTTCTAAGTtacagaaaatgaaattgaatgtATTAGATGTCGGATGCGGTGGCGGCATCCTTTCAGAATCAATGGGTAGACTACCATTTATTAAACATGTCACTGGTATAGACCTAGCCCCTGACTGTATTACAGTGGCCAAGAGCCACGCTAGATCAGATCCTTTACTCCAGGGGAAAGTCTCTTATCATGTAAAGTCCTTAGAGAATGTTAAGGGTAAATTTGATATTGTCACCTGTTTCGAAATGTTGGAACATGTGGACCACCCAGAAGCAATTTTGAACCATGCATGGAAAAGACTAAATAAGGAAGGAATTCTATTTATAAGTACAATCAATAAAGACCTTGTCTCGTGGTTTACCACGATATTTGTTGCTGAAAATATTCTAGGCATAGTGCCCAGAGGGACCCATCATCTAAGTAAATATGTGAATTCCAAAGATATTGTCCAATGGTTCCAGAAGAATGAAGGAAGCAAATACGAACTACTGGATTTGAAAGGAACGATGTTTATTCCAATCAAAGGTTGGGTGGAACACGATTGTCCAAATGTCGGAAACTATATTATGGCCATAAGGaaagaataa
- the WRS1 gene encoding tryptophan--tRNA ligase WRS1 (similar to Saccharomyces cerevisiae WRS1 (YOL097C); ancestral locus Anc_3.97), translated as MTSEEKPVAQVTEETAKLDISDNAGNKEQVVTPWDVEGAVDAEGNAQAIDYDKLIQKFGTKPVNQETLERFERVTGHKPHHFMQKGYFFSERDFNKILDLYEQGKPFFLYTGRGPSSDSMHMGHMIPFLFTKWLQDVFDVPLVIELTDDEKFLFKHKLTIDDVKKFAKDNAKDIIAVGFNPENTFIFSDLQYMGGGFYETVVRVSRQITGSTAKAVFGFTDSDCIGKFHFASIQIASAFPSSFPDVLGLPPKTQCLIPCAIDQDPYFRVCRDVAEKLKYAKPALLHSKFFPALQGSTTKMSASDENSAIFMTDTPKQIQKKINKYAFSGGQVSIDLHRELGGNPDVDVAYQYLAFFKDDDKFLKECYDKYKSGELLSGEMKKLCIEVLQEFVKDFQERRAKVDDEIMEKFMKPHKLVWGQKERLVPAKPKVKAPKDSKKK; from the coding sequence ATGACTAGTGAAGAAAAACCAGTGGCTCAAGTTACAGAAGAAACTGCCAAGTTAGATATTTCTGATAACGCAGGTAATAAAGAACAAGTTGTTACCCCATGGGATGTCGAAGGAGCTGTCGATGCTGAAGGTAACGCGCAAGCTATAGACTATGATAAGttgattcaaaaattcGGTACCAAACCCGTTAACCAAGAAACATTAgaaagatttgaaagagTGACAGGCCATAAGCCTCATCATTTTATGCAAAAGGGTTACTTCTTCAGTGAACGTGACTTCAACAAGATTTTAGACTTATACGAACAAGGGAAGCcattctttttatatacCGGTAGAGGTCCATCTAGTGATTCCATGCACATGGGTCATATGATTCCATTCCTTTTCACTAAGTGGTTGCAAGATGTATTCGATGTTCCATTAGTTATTGAATTaacagatgatgaaaaatttttgtttaaaCATAAATTAACCATCGATGACGTTAAGAAATTTGCCAAAGATAATGCCAAGGATATTATTGCTGTGGGTTTCAATCCAGAAAATACGTTTATCTTTTCAGACTTACAATATATGGGTGGTGGATTTTATGAAACTGTCGTTCGTGTCTCCAGACAAATTACTGGATCTACCGCAAAGGCAGTCTTTGGTTTCACCGATTCTGACTGTATTGGTAAATTCCATTTCGCTTCTATCCAAATCGCTTCTGCATTTCCAAGTTCCTTCCCCGATGTGTTAGGTTTACCACCAAAGACTCAATGTCTAATTCCATGTGCCATTGATCAAGATCCATACTTCAGAGTGTGTAGAGATGTTGCGgagaaattaaaatatgCTAAGCCAGCTTTGTTACATTCCAAGTTTTTCCCAGCTTTGCAAGGTTCTACCACTAAGATGTCTGCATCTGATGAAAATTCAGCTATCTTCATGACAGACACTCCaaaacaaattcaaaagaaaatcaacaaatatGCATTCAGCGGTGGTCAAGTTTCAATCGATCTTCATAGAGAATTAGGAGGTAATCCAGATGTTGACGTTGCTTACCAATACTTGGCTTTCTTTAAGGATGACGATAAGTTCCTAAAAGAATGCTATGACAAATACAAATCTGGTGAATTACTTTCTGGTGAAATGAAGAAACTTTGTATCGAAGTTCTACAAGAATTCGTCAAGGACTTCCAAGAACGTAGAGCCAAggttgatgatgaaataatggaaaaattcatGAAACCACATAAGTTGGTTTGGGGTCAAAAGGAAAGACTGGTTCCTGCCAAACCAAAGGTTAAAGCTCCAAAAGATtccaaaaagaaataa